The following are encoded together in the Pelotomaculum isophthalicicum JI genome:
- a CDS encoding HNH endonuclease signature motif containing protein has product MTKRATQHKSNTPVEWEQAEGFSRYLISTDGQVYSIDNDKILKPNRNSSGYVRVPLYNDENEYKQTLVHRLVYMAHVGPIPKGMQINHKDEDKTNNCIENLEVVTPKQNIHYGSASIRRSESVKRYWQEKRKMAAC; this is encoded by the coding sequence ATGACAAAGAGAGCAACACAGCATAAAAGCAATACCCCTGTTGAATGGGAACAGGCAGAGGGATTTTCAAGGTATCTTATTTCTACTGACGGGCAGGTTTACAGTATCGACAATGACAAAATCTTAAAGCCAAATAGGAATAGTTCTGGTTATGTAAGAGTTCCCTTATACAATGATGAAAATGAGTATAAACAGACTTTGGTTCATCGCTTGGTGTATATGGCTCATGTTGGTCCTATTCCAAAGGGTATGCAAATCAATCATAAGGACGAGGACAAAACAAATAACTGTATTGAGAATCTTGAAGTTGTCACACCAAAACAGAATATTCATTATGGAAGTGCTTCCATTAGACGGAGCGAAAGCGTTAAAAGGTACTGGCAAGAAAAGAGAAAAATGGCCGCTTGTTGA